The following coding sequences lie in one Homalodisca vitripennis isolate AUS2020 chromosome X, UT_GWSS_2.1, whole genome shotgun sequence genomic window:
- the LOC124368747 gene encoding twitchin-like: MVDIKVRAGHNFELDVPVIGEPPPIKNWSLKDNMVLNSDRIKVINEDYNTKLRVVDAKRSDSGTYTLVAKNIKKPPLSTFQYWVSVI; encoded by the coding sequence ATGGTGGACATCAAAGTGCGAGCTGGCCACAACTTTGAACTGGACGTGCCAGTGATCGGCGAGCCACCTCCAATCAAGAACTGGAGTCTTAAGGACAACATGGTCCTCAACAGTGATCGCATCAAGGTGATCAACGAGGACTACAACACAAAGTTGCGTGTGGTGGACGCCAAGAGGTCTGATTCAGGCACATACACGTTGGTAGCcaagaatataaaaaaaccgCCACTGTCAACATTTCAGTACTGGGTTAGTGTTATATAA